The proteins below come from a single Necator americanus strain Aroian chromosome V, whole genome shotgun sequence genomic window:
- a CDS encoding hypothetical protein (NECATOR_CHRV.G20262.T2) — MSTNAQYNAFSLSLSSIGERLPCGSPSKLWTHVIYGGRDIRRRQSSNARHVFEKPAIEFNLRPSLSTYPTQQLPQTMERFLHLRQPQRSISGAVHHQANVKRRTHGVKSLALNKDPIDSFERALGGDEFDDRTPIGPIRVIKIESAEVVEPRKIGSHPSRTSQIIRSLTRHLNGVRKPKVIPFSKRDEVVNGQIVSQPDVKVAKVESTRASREMSDDGVSSSEIANGILANILSENSFAKNASDLLKVLTEPEQTTIGIDQANLQNSTDTADTDIEVAVETTNNGTDSSFVNFNKVDEKINEIGSEIDDYSVDEEWEDFADAKDGTAVSARSRQPGQNSRRRTSQKTTPTPETITKATITSTDVTSSATNALQSKESLSDLLDILGEDGNERKDEESTTIADAVPSSTTISSGNSAEKSKSSDSSEESSEKQKTTVTKATSVTIATTTSRFDDDFRTAVKEERAEVIRIRMREKDAKKSAISKKKTSKKKESKSKDAVDPNTDITPSIEKEKRINTRPKKMSQEEEKLDVEGEETKRRGKKTENSVDEDGDEDAEEHSRENNKNKDEDSAKEENDDDDSEPNTKAKKKGKKMEEKQMRTVEQADVDAESTTEAPEDDEEETTDAEIKHGSKKSRKGKIMKEGKESASDEENEGEDDKGKNEEDDEDDGDEEKDDTMEATSQTPENDDQTAEEIKKNGKKRKEKKMRVKIGEEEGEEDKQEEKKDGEEEGNDDTTTTDQPTKGGGESTNIRTDMIMASLKDAPNAKYYYPPKITVPLPSCFYNPSGYVCCNLQLNNLIEDTFQEIKNIQEYSGCNIAKMANTIQKKSEEMFGHPFESIVALSDFAQNVHFAGDLVCKVEIDGKYMLTYATPYDADHAVEPVAAPEHASEHEDDKKGKDGKKRRKKLNHTKKKPLPIHNFRM; from the exons ATGTCAACGAATGCACAGTACAACGCCTTCAGCTTATCGTTATCGAGTATTGGAGAGCGTCTACCATGTGGTTCTCCTTCGAAACTG TGGACTCATGTCATTTACGGTGGACGTGATATCCGACGACGGCAAAGTTCCAATGCTAGACATGTTTTCGAAAAGCCGGCAATAGAATTTAACCTACGTCCGTCATTGTCGACGTATCCAACGCAGCAACTTCCACAAACAATGGAACGATTTCTACACCTTAGACAACCACAACGATCG ATCAGTGGCGCTGTTCATCATCAGGCAAATGTGAAAAGACGTACGCACGGTGTGAAAAGTTTG gcTCTAAACAAGGACCCTATTGACTCGTTCGAAAGAGCACTTGGTGGGGATGAGTTTGATGATCGGACTCCAATAGGGCCAATCCGCGTGATCAAG ATAGAGAGTGCTGAAGTGGTGGAACCACGAAAAATTGGCAGCCACCCATCGAGGACCAGTCAGATCATCCGAAGCCTTACGAGACATTTGAATGGAGTCAGAAAGCCAAAAGTGATACCGTTCTCCAAAAGAGATGAAGTCGTCAACGGTCAGATCGTCTCTCAGCCGGATGTGAAGGTCGCCAAAGTGGAGTCGACAAGAGCATCCAGGGAGATGTCCGACGACGGCGTTAGCAGTTCGGAAATAGCAAACGGAATCCTAGCGAATATCCTCAGCGAGAATTCCTTCGCTAAAAATGCTTCGGATTTGCTCAAAGTATTGACTGAACCAGAACAGACTACAATAGGGATAGATCAGGCGAATCTGCAAAACTCCACCGACACCGCTGACACGGATATCGAGGTTGCGGTTGAGACAACAAACAACGGCACCGACTCCTCGTTCGTAAATTTCAACAAGGTTGACGAGAAGATAAACGAAATT GGATCCGAGATAGACGACTACAGTGTCGACGAAGAATGGGAAGATTTCGCGGATGCTAAGGATGGCACAGCGGTCTCAGCGCGGTCACGCCAACCGGGACAGAATTCCAGAAGACGTACTTCACAGAAAACAACGCCTACTCCAGAGACGATCACAAAAGCAACTATAACCAGTACTGACGTCACTTCATCGGCAACAAATGCTCTTCAAAGTAAGGAGTCGCTTTCCGACCTACTGGACATTTTGGGTGAGGACGGGAATGAACGAAAGGATGAAGAAAGTACGACTATAGCCGATGCTGTTCCAAGCAGTACTACGATCTCTTCTGGAAACAGTGCTGAGAAAAGTAAGTCGAGCGATTCGTCTGAGGAATCctctgaaaagcaaaaaactaCAGTTACAAAAGCAACTTCTGTCACTATCGCGACAACAACTTCACGTTTCGACGACGACTTTAGAACTGCCGTGAAGGAAGAACGAGCTGAAGTGATAAGAATCAGGATGCGAGAAAAAGACGCaaagaaaagtgcaatttccaagaagaaaacttccaagaagaaagaaagtaaatCAAAAGATGCTGTTGATCCCAACACCGACATTACACCATCcattgaaaaagagaagagaataaaCACACGCCCAAAGAAAATGagtcaagaagaagaaaaattggatgTTGAGGGCGAGGAAACGAAAAGGAGAGggaagaaaacggaaaatagCGTAGATGAAGACGGCGATGAAGACGCAGAGGAGCATTCGcgagaaaataacaaaaataaggaTGAGGACTCTGCAAAAGAGGAAAACGATGACGACGACAGTGAACCTAATACTAaggcaaaaaagaaaggaaagaaaatggaagagaaaCAAATGAGAACTGTAGAACAAGCAGATGTTGATGCAGAATCGACCACTGAGGCTCCCGAGGACGATGAGGAAGAAACAACTGATGCGGAAATCAAACACGGTTCCAAAAAGtcacgaaaaggaaaaataatgaaagaggGAAAAGAGAGTGCAAGCGATGAGGAAAACGAAGGAGAGGATGacaaaggaaagaatgaagaagatgatgaggatgatggGGATGAGGAGAAAGACGATACAATGGAAGCCACATCGCAAACGCCTGAAAATGACGATCAAACCgctgaagaaataaagaaaaacggaaAG aaaagaaaagagaagaaaatgagagtAAAAATTGGTGAGGAGGAGGGAGAAGAAGACAAacaagaggagaagaaagacgGAGAAGAAGAGGGAAATGATGACACAACAACAACGGATCAGCCAACAAAAGGTGGAGGCGAAAGTACAAAT ATTCGAACGGACATGATTATGGCAAGCTTGAAAGATGCTCCAAACGCAAAGTACTACTATCCTCCGAAAATAACGGTCCCATTACCGTCGTGTTTCTATAATCCCTCAG GTTATGTGTGTTGCAATTTGCAGCTGAACAATCTTATTGAGGACACTTTTCAAGAGATCAAAAATATCCAAGAATATAGTGGTTGCAATATTGCCAAAATGGCTAATACTATACAG aaaaaaagcgaagaaatgtTCGGACATCCATTCGAAAGCATCGTTGCACTTTCTGACTTTGCTCAAAATGTGCACTTTGCCGGAGATTTGGTTTGTAAGGTGGAGATCGATGGGAA GTATATGCTCACCTATGCAACGCCCTACGACGCTGACCATGCAGTCGAGCCGGTTGCTGCACCTGAACATGCATCGGAGCACGAAGACgataagaaaggaaaagatggcaaaaagagaagaaagaaattgaaccATACCAAGAAGAAGCCATTGCCAATACATAACTTTAGAATGTAA
- a CDS encoding hypothetical protein (NECATOR_CHRV.G20262.T1): MRLLLLLLLLFPTIALPQCVPDDVNGPCDRINSNQLRGVRVKPYWTHVIYGGRDIRRRQSSNARHVFEKPAIEFNLRPSLSTYPTQQLPQTMERFLHLRQPQRSISGAVHHQANVKRRTHGVKSLALNKDPIDSFERALGGDEFDDRTPIGPIRVIKIESAEVVEPRKIGSHPSRTSQIIRSLTRHLNGVRKPKVIPFSKRDEVVNGQIVSQPDVKVAKVESTRASREMSDDGVSSSEIANGILANILSENSFAKNASDLLKVLTEPEQTTIGIDQANLQNSTDTADTDIEVAVETTNNGTDSSFVNFNKVDEKINEIGSEIDDYSVDEEWEDFADAKDGTAVSARSRQPGQNSRRRTSQKTTPTPETITKATITSTDVTSSATNALQSKESLSDLLDILGEDGNERKDEESTTIADAVPSSTTISSGNSAEKSKSSDSSEESSEKQKTTVTKATSVTIATTTSRFDDDFRTAVKEERAEVIRIRMREKDAKKSAISKKKTSKKKESKSKDAVDPNTDITPSIEKEKRINTRPKKMSQEEEKLDVEGEETKRRGKKTENSVDEDGDEDAEEHSRENNKNKDEDSAKEENDDDDSEPNTKAKKKGKKMEEKQMRTVEQADVDAESTTEAPEDDEEETTDAEIKHGSKKSRKGKIMKEGKESASDEENEGEDDKGKNEEDDEDDGDEEKDDTMEATSQTPENDDQTAEEIKKNGKKRKEKKMRVKIGEEEGEEDKQEEKKDGEEEGNDDTTTTDQPTKGGGESTNIRTDMIMASLKDAPNAKYYYPPKITVPLPSCFYNPSGYVCCNLQLNNLIEDTFQEIKNIQEYSGCNIAKMANTIQKKSEEMFGHPFESIVALSDFAQNVHFAGDLVCKVEIDGKYMLTYATPYDADHAVEPVAAPEHASEHEDDKKGKDGKKRRKKLNHTKKKPLPIHNFRM, from the exons ATGCGGttacttctacttcttttgTTACTGTTCCCTACTATCGCTCTACCTCAATGTGTACCTG ACGATGTGAACGGGCCGTGCGACAGGATAAATTCTAATCAACTACGCGGCGTTCGAGTCAAACCTTAT TGGACTCATGTCATTTACGGTGGACGTGATATCCGACGACGGCAAAGTTCCAATGCTAGACATGTTTTCGAAAAGCCGGCAATAGAATTTAACCTACGTCCGTCATTGTCGACGTATCCAACGCAGCAACTTCCACAAACAATGGAACGATTTCTACACCTTAGACAACCACAACGATCG ATCAGTGGCGCTGTTCATCATCAGGCAAATGTGAAAAGACGTACGCACGGTGTGAAAAGTTTG gcTCTAAACAAGGACCCTATTGACTCGTTCGAAAGAGCACTTGGTGGGGATGAGTTTGATGATCGGACTCCAATAGGGCCAATCCGCGTGATCAAG ATAGAGAGTGCTGAAGTGGTGGAACCACGAAAAATTGGCAGCCACCCATCGAGGACCAGTCAGATCATCCGAAGCCTTACGAGACATTTGAATGGAGTCAGAAAGCCAAAAGTGATACCGTTCTCCAAAAGAGATGAAGTCGTCAACGGTCAGATCGTCTCTCAGCCGGATGTGAAGGTCGCCAAAGTGGAGTCGACAAGAGCATCCAGGGAGATGTCCGACGACGGCGTTAGCAGTTCGGAAATAGCAAACGGAATCCTAGCGAATATCCTCAGCGAGAATTCCTTCGCTAAAAATGCTTCGGATTTGCTCAAAGTATTGACTGAACCAGAACAGACTACAATAGGGATAGATCAGGCGAATCTGCAAAACTCCACCGACACCGCTGACACGGATATCGAGGTTGCGGTTGAGACAACAAACAACGGCACCGACTCCTCGTTCGTAAATTTCAACAAGGTTGACGAGAAGATAAACGAAATT GGATCCGAGATAGACGACTACAGTGTCGACGAAGAATGGGAAGATTTCGCGGATGCTAAGGATGGCACAGCGGTCTCAGCGCGGTCACGCCAACCGGGACAGAATTCCAGAAGACGTACTTCACAGAAAACAACGCCTACTCCAGAGACGATCACAAAAGCAACTATAACCAGTACTGACGTCACTTCATCGGCAACAAATGCTCTTCAAAGTAAGGAGTCGCTTTCCGACCTACTGGACATTTTGGGTGAGGACGGGAATGAACGAAAGGATGAAGAAAGTACGACTATAGCCGATGCTGTTCCAAGCAGTACTACGATCTCTTCTGGAAACAGTGCTGAGAAAAGTAAGTCGAGCGATTCGTCTGAGGAATCctctgaaaagcaaaaaactaCAGTTACAAAAGCAACTTCTGTCACTATCGCGACAACAACTTCACGTTTCGACGACGACTTTAGAACTGCCGTGAAGGAAGAACGAGCTGAAGTGATAAGAATCAGGATGCGAGAAAAAGACGCaaagaaaagtgcaatttccaagaagaaaacttccaagaagaaagaaagtaaatCAAAAGATGCTGTTGATCCCAACACCGACATTACACCATCcattgaaaaagagaagagaataaaCACACGCCCAAAGAAAATGagtcaagaagaagaaaaattggatgTTGAGGGCGAGGAAACGAAAAGGAGAGggaagaaaacggaaaatagCGTAGATGAAGACGGCGATGAAGACGCAGAGGAGCATTCGcgagaaaataacaaaaataaggaTGAGGACTCTGCAAAAGAGGAAAACGATGACGACGACAGTGAACCTAATACTAaggcaaaaaagaaaggaaagaaaatggaagagaaaCAAATGAGAACTGTAGAACAAGCAGATGTTGATGCAGAATCGACCACTGAGGCTCCCGAGGACGATGAGGAAGAAACAACTGATGCGGAAATCAAACACGGTTCCAAAAAGtcacgaaaaggaaaaataatgaaagaggGAAAAGAGAGTGCAAGCGATGAGGAAAACGAAGGAGAGGATGacaaaggaaagaatgaagaagatgatgaggatgatggGGATGAGGAGAAAGACGATACAATGGAAGCCACATCGCAAACGCCTGAAAATGACGATCAAACCgctgaagaaataaagaaaaacggaaAG aaaagaaaagagaagaaaatgagagtAAAAATTGGTGAGGAGGAGGGAGAAGAAGACAAacaagaggagaagaaagacgGAGAAGAAGAGGGAAATGATGACACAACAACAACGGATCAGCCAACAAAAGGTGGAGGCGAAAGTACAAAT ATTCGAACGGACATGATTATGGCAAGCTTGAAAGATGCTCCAAACGCAAAGTACTACTATCCTCCGAAAATAACGGTCCCATTACCGTCGTGTTTCTATAATCCCTCAG GTTATGTGTGTTGCAATTTGCAGCTGAACAATCTTATTGAGGACACTTTTCAAGAGATCAAAAATATCCAAGAATATAGTGGTTGCAATATTGCCAAAATGGCTAATACTATACAG aaaaaaagcgaagaaatgtTCGGACATCCATTCGAAAGCATCGTTGCACTTTCTGACTTTGCTCAAAATGTGCACTTTGCCGGAGATTTGGTTTGTAAGGTGGAGATCGATGGGAA GTATATGCTCACCTATGCAACGCCCTACGACGCTGACCATGCAGTCGAGCCGGTTGCTGCACCTGAACATGCATCGGAGCACGAAGACgataagaaaggaaaagatggcaaaaagagaagaaagaaattgaaccATACCAAGAAGAAGCCATTGCCAATACATAACTTTAGAATGTAA